Part of the Trichoderma asperellum chromosome 1, complete sequence genome is shown below.
CACAGCCTCGTCTCAGTGGCCCTTCCTCTTTTGACTTCCAGTGGCTTTGATCTCGAAGCTGGCAGCGCAGCTTTTTCGAACTTCTTGGACGCAGTCATCGCAGCCCAGCCATTTCTACAAAAACCGGCACTAATTGCCATCAAGGTTCAGATCATAGGCGCCTTCAATATAGCCATCGGCCGTTTCTCCTGGCACAAATGGATTGAACAATGGCCTACCACGGCTCGTTGCCACATTATTACATGTTAAGGGCAACCAGGCTCGGAACGGCTTGTAGCGGAAGGGATAAGTTGCAGATCTCAGGGCTGGGTGAAGATCAGGCCATTTGGAGGTTTTTGGTTAACGTGAATAAGTATGGGCAGGCGGTAATCCTGCATATGAGCTAGAGAAAACCAGAAAGGATTGCAATACAGGCGCCAAGCCGTGTTTGACTCCAACACATGCGAGCTCATCAGACCCAAGACGTGCCAAGTTTTGTCCTACGTGAAGATATGATATCGAACAGAATTCCATGACATATATCAAAGCCTTGGTATATCGGAGTGTATAACATACAATCATCAATCGCCACTTTCGGAAGCTTAGCTGTTTGGTCCTATTGGCAGGAAACATCAGATTATTTTGCCAAGATTCGCTTCCTGGAGCATTTGAAGCATCTGCTGATTTTGACGCTAAGCCACTTTTGACGACTCACAGAAAGCCTTCTACtgaaccagcagcagcggcatcagTATTATCGTGTCCGGGTCGTAATGCTTCGTGCTTCGCGCAGATGCATATTTTGTTCAGTAGGTAGGTAAGATTTCCATCACTCTCGCTCTGCCTCATAGCCCATCCAGGAAGCTGTCCGCCTGGCGCTTCGCCCGTCGGTCTCCCATGTCTTTCCGGCGCTGCTCGATTTCCCGCCGCCTCGCCGCCCGCTGCTCTTcgcgctgctggcgctgctcctCGGTCTTGCGCCTCTCCTCTTCGAGTGACTCCATCTCCTTGGTCCGTGTCTCCTCGTCCTTGCTGAACTTGTAAAAGCCGACGCCCTTGGTCCGGATCTCGTGGTCGGCATCGTAGTGCTTCATCTCCGGAGGCGTCGCGCTCCTGTCCCGCTTGCGCGccagctcctccatctttCCCGGTTCGTCCGGTGCAAACGCCATCGCTTGAATCGCGTCCCCGTATATGAGGTTGCTGGGAGCGCTGGGTCGCGCTGACAtgcgctccagctcctctgcGCCCAACAGCCCCCGCCGTATGCGGCGTTCCATCCTCTCCTTGTCCGCCTTGGTTCCTCGCCGTGTGCGTCCAAACTCGTCCTCATATTCGACGATTTGTTCGCCATCACTCCCATTCCCGCTATCATCGTCCGAGCTGGTCTCGTAGTCATCTTTACCCTCTACATTTTCGGCCCATTTGCGATCAAAGTCAACCAGCGGCGCCGCCTCGTTATCCTTTGGTACGTAGTCGCCACGCTTCATCGCGGCGTAGAGCCGTGCCTtgctctccatcttgcgTTTTGCCCACTCGCGTTCTCGCGTCTCTTCTTCCGTCCCAGTCACTTCTTTGAGCACCAGTTTTTCTGATTTGGCATCCCTCTCCTTGGTGTCAGCCTTTTTTGGCCTGCCAGCAGCGCGGAAGATATCATCTTTAGATTGCTttgatggccttggccgTCCAGACGCTGCCGATGTTGATCCCTGGGGAGCAGCATTGGATATGAGCGATGTGAGCTGTGCAGTGAAATCCAATGACGATGATAGTGCCTCTCGTTTGGTTCGTTTCTGGGGCCTTTGGCCGTAGAGATTCGGATCCTGAGGCATCGtgatataatattttttgtGATTAACCTGTGTGCACCTCCAATGTCGCGTTCAAGTTTCCAAATTGATATACTGTTTTCAGCGTTGGGTGGCACAGCTAATCTTGTAGGGATCCCGATTAGTTGCCAAGCTTCCTTAGTGAATTAAGTGAAGCCCAAAGGTGATACATCGCCGTGATCAACTGGGAAGGCTAGACGTCACCGAAGAAAGGAACGATCTCTGTGATGACTAAGCACGACATAACATTATCGTTCCCAGCCTGTACAAGGTGAAAATCATGGCTTGAATAGAATGACAGTTGCGATTTTAATTCCTTGGCAGCGACATTCTAGCCatgtaaattaaaaacaaaatgcAGTTTGAAAAATCATAGCACATAGCACCAAGTTAAGAATCGACAAGTTCGCTCCTTGGCTCATGACAAAAGCCATATTTGAAACATAGCACTCACTATTAGTTTAATACTTTCGCAGTAATGCATTCAGATGGAGTGAGCTCCTCAACTACAAGGAGCACATGGATAGATCGTGGCTGAGCATCATAACGCTCTGTGAAATCTTGGGCTCACCTCTAGAGAATTGCCCCATCCGAAAGCTATTTGAGTAACATACCCTTGGCACATGCTGAAGATTCGGGGAATTGGTGTAGGGGTATCGCGTTTGCTTTGCATTTGTTCAGTCTGAGTGCAAGTCTGTAAAAGGTCAGGGGTTCAAATCCCCTATTCTCcagtctttttcttctttttgcatgCCAGacggcatcttcatcttataaatctttttctattctctGTTGTAGGGTAGGCAGACTGTAATTATTCGTTTTACCCATTGCAATCTTCCGCTGCAATAGAGCCAGTGTTCGGTTTGCCATGCTGTAGATGCGACAGTATCTCCGGTCCTCGCTCAAAATAGCAAATGTATCATGGCCAGCATTGCAGAAAATTTGCTCGCTGTTCAGCTTTATACGCTGAGATCTAGAAGCAACATTCGCTCTGAATAGCTCAGCCATTCGTTGTCGAGTATTTCCCTCAGAAACGAGAGCTCAGCAGATAGCATCTAGTACGCGAGTATAGCAGTATCTATTTGATTGATAATAATAAGCCTGCCGCGAAGGAGAAATTTCAACAATAACTCATAATAATGACGTGAAAACGgcaataaactatatacaaTCCTATGTTGGTTAAGTATTCGTACTCAACCTCGTAAAAATAAATCAGTTAGATGCGGATCATTGGCCAATTCTTCACAAGCTCTGGTGCAGCTAGTAGCTCTCCCACCCCCACCGCCCATCACACCACCCCGCTATCGGACTCGAAACCGTCATCCTTCATTTCAAGCAGTGCTATTTTTCGCGCTACCTATTCACATACAAGACAAGATGGCTGCAGTCAATCAGGTTTATATCGCCATCATTGGTAAGTGCTTCTATGCTCTACGATTCTACCAATGCGCCATCTACTAATTCCTAACTCGTCATTATACATTAGGCGCCGGTGGTGTCGGCAAATGCTTCCTCTCCCAACTGCAAGCGCTTGCTGCCAGAAAACCATCCCCCAAGTTGAGCCTCTGCTATATCTCGACAAGCAGAAAAGCCCTCTATAATGTCGACTACTCTCCCGTCAGCATAGATGGCGTTACCGAAAGCCTCGCTTCATCTACCCAagcccctcctcctctgtcgCAAGTAATTGACTATCTGGctgccgccccagccaaagTGGTCTTGGTCGACAACACCAGCTCCCAGGATGTCGCCGATGCCTACCCTCTAGCTTTGAGCCGGGGCCTTAGCATCGTGACGCCGAATAAGAAGGCCTTTTCTGGCTCGTACAAGCTCTGGCAGGACATCTTCACAGCGGCGGCAACATCTGGTGCCAAGGTCTACCACGAGTCTTCGGTAGGCGCTGGCCTACCGGTCATCTCCACACTGAAGGATCTAGTCGAGACTGGAGATAAGGTCACTAAAATCGAGGGCGTCTTCAGCGGAACCATGTCGTTCCTCTTCAATTCATTTGCACCAACCGAGGGTCAGGGTGGCAAGTGGTCAGAAGAGGTGAAGAAGGCAAAGTCCCTTGGCTATACCGAACCAGACCCAAGAGATGACCTCAACGGCCTTGATGTTGCGCGCAAGTTGACCATTTTGGCTCGCCTGGCAGGCCTGCCCGTCGAATCGCCGACATCATTCCCTACGCAGAGTCTTATTCCCAAGGAACTTGAGTCTTGCTCGACCGGAGATGAATTTCTCGAAAAGCTGCCCGCTTTCGATCAGCAAATGGAAGAcatcaaggctgctgccgagaAGGCCGGGAAAGTTGTTCGATTTGTCGGCAGTATCGATGTAGCCACGCAGCAGGTCAAGGTTGGACTGGAGCAGTTTGATCGTTCGCACCCAATTGCCTCCCTCAAAGGCAGCGACAACATCATCAGCTTCTACACCGAGCGGTACGGCAACAATCCTCTGATTATCCAAGGCGCGGGAGCCGGCGGAGACGTGACGGCAATGGGTGTGACGGGAGACCTCATTAAGGTGCTTTCGCAAATCGCTTAGAACCATGCTTGAAAATATCTACATGCTTTGATATATAAATCCGATGAACCATAAACGTTGAATCGTTTCAAATTAGAGTCGCTTATCTTCGTCTCGCTCGCTGATCGTGATGTTCGGAGCTTATTGCTGTAGCCTTTGTAGATATCGTGCCGGCTGTAACGGGGATCTGCGCGTTTTGCGGCTGGTTTGAAAAATTTCGATACGTTCTCCAAATCCATAGTAAGATATCGTAGACGACAAAGAGAACAAACGGTAAACTGAAAAAGAGGCCCAAGACCAGCTGTTCTCGAGGGTCAGACATGAGGCGCATGTGAAGAAAGGATGGATGCGGCCGGTGCTTACACTAATCCAGGAGATGGCATTAACCAGAAAAGCAGAGCCAGGAAATGACAGGTACGCCAGCGGGCCAGAGGCGTCCCAAAACAATACAGACATGATGGAGAGCTATAGAGGAAGATTTTGCGACGGCGGACAGTAAAGAGAGGTTTCGATTGTTCAGCAGAGACGGCAAAACAAAGGAATGATGCTCAGGAGCTGTCAGGCTTTTTTAGGCCAGCTCTGTTGCGATGCGCAGGGGCTGGCTGAGATTAATGTCCGTGTACTCGGTACTTTATGCCTCGGACCTACCTGGCGCTGTTTTCAGCAGATTCTGACCGATCTCACCATTGCATCTCGCCACTCTACACCGATTACCTCGGATTATACCATCAGTGAGCTGACAATTCAGTTAGTCGGTTGCAGCGCTCGTATTGCCTGGCATGTGAAAAAGTATCTCCATGAGAGATGACCCAGTTGCCATGTACCCGTACCGAGACGTCTTATCTTAGCagcagtacggagtagtagtaTCTGCTGCTAGTCACTAGTACCCGAGAAGGCATGTTGCTCAGGTTTTCAATTTGGGAGCAATTTAGGGCGACGTTGCCGCTAAACCTGGTGTAGCTTTCTGCCGATACCATTGAACTTGGATGGCCTGACCGCTTTCCCTATTTTGCACGTACCAAACTTTCACCAGCCGCTGGTTCAGAGATCCAATCTCATCAGCTTCAATTTGTTATCCCCTAAAACTCACCACCAATTGCTGTGAAGAAGATTGGATTTCAAAGATGGGTAACCAATCaaataagaaagagaggcgAGATAGATTTCgagaaaaaagaggtcaAGATGGCGTTGTTTTGTTGCCCAGGAAAAAGCTTTATCGCCAGAGAGCTCATGCAAACCCTTTCTCAGACCACTTACTAGAGTAGTAAGTCTGTCTCTGCAAATATTGATTTCGTTTTCTAACCCATTGTAGCCCGATTTCTCCTGAACATATGGACTGGTCGTCATATTATCCTGCTTATGTAGACGAGGAGGCACCAAAAGATGAATCTATGCCGCCACGAATGAAGCAGGATGTTGAAATTGTCGACATAGGATGTGGCTTTGGAGGCCTACTTGTCGGTCTCGCTCCTATATTACCAGAAAAGCTCATCCTTGGTGAGTTTCCATCTTGCTCTCGTTCGTTTGTCTAAGAGGACTGCTATTGACATCTTTACAGGCTTAGAGATCCGTACCACAGTAACACAGTTTGTTCAGGAAAGAATATGGGCTCTGCGCGCACAAAGTTCCGGCGCACTCTATCAGAACGCAGCTTGCATTCGTGCAAATACTATGAAATTTCTACCCAACTTTTTCAAGAAGGGCCAGCTGAGCAAAATCTTCATATGCTTCCCCGATCCACATTTCAAGACAAAAAAGCACAAGGCGCGAATTGTCTCAACAACTCTCAATTCCGAATACGCTTACGCACTGCGTCCCGGCGGCATTGTCTATACAATCACAGATGTCGAGGCTTTGCATGAATGGATGGTGGAACACCTCAACGCTCACCCTTCCTTTGAGCGGGttggcgaggaagaggagcagaaTGATGAGTGCGTCAAGGTTATGCTCACTGAAACGGAGGAGGGCAAGAAAGTGGAGCGAAACAAGGGACAGAAGTTTGTAGCCTTGTTCCGCCGCATGGAAGATCCTCCGTGGTGATTGGACACGTCAaggcaagatgaagaaacgaACGAATACCCTTTGGAAGCAACCGGCCTATGACGTGGGAAAAGGCGGGATTGGAAGTGTCCTGACGTACTACTAGTGGTATCAGCAGATGCAGTTACTTGTGATATCACTTGTTCTGTGCACCTGTGTGGAGCTCTACCCCATTGTATAAAGATAACGCAATGCTGCTATGCCGCCAACAAATCAAATGTGAATTGTACATCAAGTCGATGTCCGCTCATGTACAGCGGCATCATGCGCTCAGATCGAGTCCCAAGGCCTGCGAGCCAGGtccctacctagtacctacaGTATGTACGTACGCATGCATGCAACGGACCGTTATTGTATGGAGTGCTTGCAGCGGCGCTACGTAATGGTGGGCTCGTTGCCGCTAATCGATAACGGGTGGCTCTGTATCCGCCGCTTGTTTGGAGCGTCGCAATCGCGAGCTACCGCTACTACTACGACGCTATATATGCTAATCTGCCCTCGCTCACCGTGTCTTTCAACAATGATGCCCAGCAGGCGACTATGGCCCTGAAGCGTAGAGATGCAGTCCTTGCTGGAGTAGCCTACTTCGTTGCGTGGGGCTATGCCGTGAGCTGCTTCTCTGCGCTGCGCTGGGTTGGCTATGCCTTCGTGAgcggcatcgtcatcaccgTCGTCTCGCTTATCGCAGCTCTGGTTTTGGCCACACAGAACCCTCATGGTGGCGATCGAAAGGCGCTGCCGGCGAGAGTGGCATTTCTCAGTTCGCAGAAATGGCGCACCGAGGCGGAAGCACTACGAACACGACAGATTTACGACAAGGAGCCTTTCGACCCCAGCTTCCCCCAAGCATCTCAAGCTCTCGATGAGCTTCTGAGCTTGATCCTCCGCGATTTTGTATGCTCATGGTATTCTCATATCAGTGGGAATCCGACATTCGAAAATGAGGTGGACAAGGCCATACGACAAGCACTCTTAAGCCTGGTCGATTCACTCCGCAATAAAGACTTTGCTGACCTCGTCACGAGCCGTTTTGTGCCCATCTTGACTGCTCATTTCCATGATTTTTATGAAGCCGAGAAATCAGTGCGAGGGAGAAAGCTAAACCGCTCTGTTACGGAATCTGAAGAGCTTGACCTTGCAATTGCGTCCAAATTCAGAGATGGCCGACTGCATCCAGCTGCCTCCTTGTCCTTTCCCGACACCAAGATGGTTCAGCAAGATTATTTACGATCGCTGGTAGGACGCCTTCTGACCAAAATCCTTCCCAAGAAGATGCTATCTAGTCGAGCTGTCTCTATCATCGTGCGAGAGATTGTAGGATGCGCAGTTTTATTCCCTGTCGTCCAGCTACTTGGCGATCCTGATACGTGGAATCAGCTGATAGAGAATCTTGGTCGCTCAATGCTTCAAGACAGATCTACTGTTCGCAAACT
Proteins encoded:
- a CDS encoding uncharacterized protein (EggNog:ENOG41), with the protein product MPQDPNLYGQRPQKRTKREALSSSLDFTAQLTSLISNAAPQGSTSAASGRPRPSKQSKDDIFRAAGRPKKADTKERDAKSEKLVLKEVTGTEEETREREWAKRKMESKARLYAAMKRGDYVPKDNEAAPLVDFDRKWAENVEGKDDYETSSDDDSGNGSDGEQIVEYEDEFGRTRRGTKADKERMERRIRRGLLGAEELERMSARPSAPSNLIYGDAIQAMAFAPDEPGKMEELARKRDRSATPPEMKHYDADHEIRTKGVGFYKFSKDEETRTKEMESLEEERRKTEEQRQQREEQRAARRREIEQRRKDMGDRRAKRQADSFLDGL
- a CDS encoding uncharacterized protein (TransMembrane:2 (i12-30o36-55i)); translation: MSVLFWDASGPLAYLSFPGSAFLVNAISWISLVLGLFFSLPFVLFVVYDILLWIWRTYRNFSNQPQNAQIPVTAGTISTKATAISSEHHDQRARRR
- the TRM8 gene encoding tRNA (guanine-N(7)-)-methyltransferase (tRNA(m7G46)-methyltransferase), which produces MGNQSNKKERRDRFREKRGQDGVVLLPRKKLYRQRAHANPFSDHLLEYPISPEHMDWSSYYPAYVDEEAPKDESMPPRMKQDVEIVDIGCGFGGLLVGLAPILPEKLILGLEIRTTVTQFVQERIWALRAQSSGALYQNAACIRANTMKFLPNFFKKGQLSKIFICFPDPHFKTKKHKARIVSTTLNSEYAYALRPGGIVYTITDVEALHEWMVEHLNAHPSFERVGEEEEQNDECVKVMLTETEEGKKVERNKGQKFVALFRRMEDPPW